Proteins encoded by one window of Candidatus Neomarinimicrobiota bacterium:
- a CDS encoding A24 family peptidase: protein ILITISFIDLEHMIIPDGLVLAAALLGLMALIFNILPISWMESVYGALLYGGVLAGVGYMGKRVYKMDALGGGDVKLAGVLGLYLGWEMSMISLLLAFLVAALFVVVGLSVGRLSRKQLIPFGPFLALGAIMTIFWGEQLYSWWI, encoded by the coding sequence ATCCTAATTACAATTTCTTTTATTGATCTGGAGCATATGATCATTCCCGACGGTCTTGTACTTGCTGCCGCGCTGCTTGGGCTGATGGCTTTGATTTTTAATATATTACCCATCAGCTGGATGGAATCGGTATACGGTGCGCTGCTCTATGGCGGGGTGCTGGCGGGTGTAGGATACATGGGGAAACGGGTCTATAAAATGGACGCCCTTGGCGGGGGCGATGTAAAACTGGCGGGTGTATTGGGGCTGTACCTGGGCTGGGAAATGAGTATGATCAGTTTATTATTGGCGTTTCTAGTAGCAGCTCTTTTTGTTGTCGTTGGCCTGTCTGTTGGAAGATTATCCCGGAAACAGCTAATCCCTTTTGGTCCATTTCTTGCCTTGGGGGCCATCATGACAATTTTTTGGGGTGAACAACTGTACTCCTGGTGGATTTAA
- the purN gene encoding phosphoribosylglycinamide formyltransferase — protein MANSIKLGVLGSTKGTDLQAISDAIHRGDLDASVEVVISNRKKAYILERARNHGIEAVFISHKGKEREQFDREMTDVLEAKGVELVLLIGFMRILSPWFCRHWQNRVLNVHPSLLPKYAGGMDMNVHEEVLKNGETETGCTIHIVTAEVDAGPHVIQKRCSIEAEDTPETLKEKVQALEGKAFLESIRIFQNSEGPWSNQ, from the coding sequence GTGGCTAATAGTATCAAGCTGGGTGTACTTGGTTCCACAAAAGGCACCGACCTGCAAGCCATCTCAGACGCCATCCACCGCGGTGATCTGGACGCCTCTGTGGAAGTGGTCATCAGCAATCGCAAGAAAGCGTACATCCTGGAGCGGGCCCGAAACCACGGCATCGAGGCCGTCTTCATCAGCCACAAGGGAAAGGAGCGGGAACAGTTCGACCGCGAGATGACGGATGTGCTGGAGGCAAAAGGCGTCGAACTCGTCCTCCTCATCGGATTTATGCGAATCCTGTCGCCATGGTTCTGCAGGCACTGGCAGAATCGCGTTCTGAATGTACACCCTTCTCTCCTCCCCAAATACGCCGGCGGTATGGACATGAACGTCCACGAGGAAGTGCTGAAGAACGGTGAGACAGAAACCGGCTGTACCATTCACATTGTCACAGCAGAGGTGGATGCGGGCCCTCATGTAATTCAAAAGAGGTGCAGCATTGAAGCCGAGGACACGCCGGAGACACTAAAGGAAAAAGTGCAGGCGCTGGAGGGAAAAGCCTTTCTGGAATCTATCAGGATATTTCAAAACAGTGAAGGACCATGGAGTAACCAATGA
- a CDS encoding methyltransferase has product MNYLTKENAWKSIDVFFSMMGIRLDSGKILLLWFPLIAISVYISNLAIAHGYLVPFAIACWVFYYVGMTLILGTGIKRWMISKLGEKRAWLCFQVIVGVMFFNVGTGMSTAALHQQEAFSLSPAVMWALIIPLFIIGFGIKYWATWVIGVDVYYYKDLFHEKLHDEWTEAGPYKWSSNPMYGIGYLHSYCLGIILGSVWGLVYAAVCHLSIFVFYHIAEKPFIVRTYLQ; this is encoded by the coding sequence GTGAATTACCTAACTAAGGAGAACGCATGGAAAAGCATTGATGTATTCTTTTCCATGATGGGGATACGCCTTGATTCTGGGAAAATATTGTTATTGTGGTTTCCTTTGATTGCAATTTCTGTCTACATCAGTAACCTTGCCATAGCACATGGTTACCTGGTCCCATTTGCAATTGCGTGTTGGGTGTTTTATTATGTTGGGATGACCCTTATTTTAGGTACTGGAATCAAGCGCTGGATGATTTCAAAATTAGGCGAGAAAAGAGCTTGGCTCTGTTTTCAAGTGATTGTAGGTGTGATGTTTTTCAATGTCGGCACGGGAATGTCCACTGCTGCCTTACATCAACAGGAGGCTTTTTCTTTATCACCTGCAGTGATGTGGGCACTCATCATTCCATTATTCATCATCGGTTTTGGTATCAAATATTGGGCTACTTGGGTGATTGGTGTGGACGTCTATTACTACAAAGATCTATTCCATGAAAAATTACATGACGAGTGGACTGAAGCCGGACCTTATAAGTGGTCGAGTAACCCGATGTACGGTATTGGATACTTGCACAGTTACTGCTTAGGAATCATCCTCGGAAGTGTTTGGGGACTTGTCTATGCAGCCGTTTGTCACCTAAGCATCTTTGTGTTTTACCATATAGCTGAAAAACCATTCATCGTTCGAACCTATTTACAATAG
- the purH gene encoding bifunctional phosphoribosylaminoimidazolecarboxamide formyltransferase/IMP cyclohydrolase, translating into MNTDKTAVKTALISVSDKANIVELARGLADLAIEIISTGGTAKTLREGGASVTDISDYTGFPEIMDGRVKTINPLVAGGILGLRDSHADQAEANNIRWIDLVVCNLYPFADAVQKPDVTLDTALENIDIGGPTMIRCAAKNLGWVGVVVDPADYDVVLDELKSEAGLAFETRKRLSAKAFGHTAKYDTLIHDHFKGEPLSDDFSVTFEKHYDLRYGENPHQQAAAYKAPIATAPNILNATIHQGKKLSYNNIMDADGALACVKEFAEPACVVVKHANPCGVATGDDITDCFHRAFNADSMSAFGGIVALNQRCTAQIAEALRKIFIEIVLAPEFEDGALELFAKKKNLRVLEIGRFGARDPKLEFKYVDGGLLVQETDLNTLTIEHLNTVTKAQPSEQQIEDMLFGWKVLKNVKSNAILTAKDNTTLGIGPGQVSRVDAVEIAVRKSGDNLEGATLASDAFFPFRDSIDRIADTGIAVVIQPGGSVRDEEVIAACDEHGIAMVFTGARCFKH; encoded by the coding sequence ATGAATACGGATAAGACTGCTGTTAAGACCGCCTTGATTTCCGTCTCAGACAAAGCGAATATTGTTGAGTTGGCAAGAGGGTTGGCTGACCTCGCCATCGAGATTATCTCCACCGGCGGCACTGCGAAAACGCTGCGGGAAGGCGGCGCCTCCGTAACCGATATTTCTGACTACACCGGCTTTCCGGAGATTATGGACGGGCGGGTGAAGACTATCAATCCTCTCGTAGCTGGCGGAATTCTCGGATTGAGAGACAGCCACGCCGACCAAGCGGAAGCCAACAATATCCGCTGGATTGATCTGGTGGTCTGTAATCTCTACCCCTTCGCCGACGCCGTCCAGAAGCCTGACGTCACCCTTGATACAGCACTGGAGAATATTGACATCGGCGGCCCCACCATGATCCGCTGCGCCGCCAAGAATCTGGGATGGGTCGGTGTGGTGGTGGACCCTGCTGACTACGATGTCGTATTGGACGAGCTGAAATCAGAAGCCGGACTCGCCTTTGAAACACGTAAGCGGCTCTCCGCCAAGGCGTTTGGTCATACAGCAAAATATGATACCCTCATTCATGACCATTTCAAGGGTGAGCCATTGTCGGATGACTTTTCGGTTACGTTCGAGAAGCATTACGATCTCCGCTACGGGGAAAACCCTCATCAGCAGGCCGCCGCGTACAAAGCGCCCATCGCCACCGCGCCGAACATCTTGAACGCCACCATTCACCAGGGGAAAAAGCTCTCCTACAACAACATCATGGACGCCGACGGCGCCCTGGCTTGCGTGAAGGAGTTTGCCGAACCTGCCTGCGTGGTGGTGAAGCACGCCAACCCGTGCGGCGTCGCTACGGGAGACGACATTACCGACTGCTTTCACCGCGCCTTTAACGCCGACTCCATGTCAGCCTTCGGCGGAATTGTGGCTCTGAATCAGAGGTGCACGGCACAGATCGCCGAGGCTCTCCGGAAAATCTTTATCGAGATTGTTCTTGCGCCCGAATTCGAAGACGGGGCACTCGAGCTCTTTGCCAAAAAGAAAAATCTCCGTGTGCTGGAGATCGGCCGGTTTGGCGCCCGTGATCCCAAGCTGGAATTTAAGTATGTGGACGGCGGCCTTCTGGTTCAGGAGACCGACTTGAACACACTAACAATCGAACACTTAAACACTGTAACGAAAGCTCAGCCTTCGGAACAGCAGATTGAAGACATGCTTTTCGGCTGGAAGGTGCTGAAGAATGTAAAATCCAACGCCATTCTCACCGCTAAGGATAATACCACCCTCGGCATCGGGCCCGGTCAGGTCTCGCGGGTGGATGCAGTGGAGATTGCGGTGCGGAAGTCGGGAGACAATCTGGAGGGAGCGACCCTCGCTTCTGACGCCTTTTTTCCTTTCCGGGACAGCATAGACCGGATTGCGGACACGGGCATTGCCGTCGTTATCCAGCCCGGCGGCTCAGTCAGAGACGAAGAGGTCATTGCCGCCTGCGACGAGCACGGCATTGCCATGGTGTTTACCGGGGCGCGCTGCTTTAAACACTAA